From a region of the Lentilactobacillus curieae genome:
- the alaS gene encoding alanine--tRNA ligase, with amino-acid sequence MKELSSGQIRQMYLDFFKEKGHTIEPSASLIPVDDPTLLWINSGVATMKKYFDGSVVPKNPRMTSSQKSIRTNDIENVGKTPRHHTLFEMLGNFSVGDYFKKEAIAWAYELLTSDKWFGWDPEKLYMTVYPKDTDAKKFWEEVGVAPDHIIEVEDNFWDIGQGPSGPDSEIFYDRGEKFNNLAPDDPENYPGGENDQYLEVWNIVFSQFNHTPEDTYEPLPRKNIDTGMGLERVVSIFQNAKTNFETDLFLPMIHKAEELGDGVKYGQDSKLDQSFRVIADHARAITVAIGDGAIPSNEGRGYVIRRLIRRAIVNGQKLGIKESFLYKLVPVVGDTLKSHYPEVLEQSDYIAKVVRSEEDRFNETLAGGLKLMSEEIDTAKNNGTNMIDGATAFKLYDTYGFPLELTQESAADAGIKVDTEGFANEMQKQKDRARNARSNAKSMGVQRDLLIEIKDDSEYVGYDQLDVDDAKAVVLIENETLVDETKSDEAEVIFDKTPFYAEMGGQVADKGDIYDENGEKVAEVIDVQHAPNGQNLHTVSLLQPLKKGASYSLKVDKAFHSKVEKNHTATHLLDQSLRNVLGGHTQQAGSLVEPNYLRFDFNHFGSVTSEDLQKVEDMVNEQIFKEINVDTTVTDPETGKKMGAIALFSEKYGDKVRVVSVGDFSIEFCGGTHVKNTNEIGLFKILSESGVGAGVRRIEAVTSKEAFDYLNGQENSLKQIAAKLKVSQMKEVGNRVEQLQQEVKDLETKQASLEAKMAAQQAQDVFGNAETAGSHTIITGVIKDSGMDQLRQLADSWRDKKLSDVLVLGTGKGDKANLIVASSDESVKAGISASDLIKAISSNIQGGGGGRPNMAQAGGKNPAGLDKAMSAAVDWLSQQ; translated from the coding sequence AAGCGCTTCATTAATTCCAGTTGATGATCCAACTTTGTTATGGATCAACTCTGGTGTTGCAACAATGAAAAAATACTTTGATGGTTCTGTTGTGCCAAAGAATCCTCGCATGACAAGTTCACAAAAATCAATTCGGACAAACGATATTGAAAACGTTGGGAAGACTCCACGTCACCACACTCTATTTGAAATGCTCGGAAATTTTTCCGTTGGTGATTACTTTAAAAAAGAAGCAATTGCATGGGCATATGAACTCCTAACCTCAGATAAGTGGTTTGGCTGGGACCCTGAAAAGCTATATATGACAGTTTATCCAAAAGATACGGATGCCAAAAAGTTTTGGGAAGAGGTTGGGGTTGCTCCTGATCATATCATCGAAGTTGAAGATAATTTTTGGGATATTGGTCAGGGACCTTCAGGACCTGATTCAGAAATTTTCTATGATCGTGGTGAGAAATTTAACAATCTAGCACCTGATGATCCTGAAAACTATCCTGGCGGGGAAAATGATCAATACCTAGAAGTTTGGAATATTGTGTTCTCACAATTCAATCACACCCCAGAAGACACTTACGAACCACTTCCTAGAAAAAACATTGATACGGGAATGGGACTTGAACGGGTGGTTTCAATTTTCCAAAATGCGAAAACTAACTTTGAAACCGACTTATTTTTACCAATGATTCATAAAGCTGAAGAGCTTGGCGATGGCGTTAAGTATGGTCAAGATTCTAAGTTAGATCAAAGTTTTAGAGTTATTGCAGATCATGCTAGAGCAATCACGGTTGCGATTGGCGACGGAGCAATTCCTTCTAATGAAGGTCGAGGTTACGTTATTCGTCGTTTGATTAGACGAGCAATCGTTAATGGCCAAAAACTTGGTATCAAAGAATCATTTCTTTACAAGTTAGTTCCAGTTGTTGGAGATACTTTAAAATCACATTATCCAGAGGTTTTAGAGCAAAGTGATTACATTGCGAAAGTAGTAAGGTCTGAAGAGGATCGGTTTAACGAAACCCTTGCTGGTGGGCTGAAATTGATGTCAGAGGAAATCGATACAGCTAAGAATAATGGTACCAACATGATCGATGGAGCTACTGCATTTAAACTTTACGATACTTATGGTTTCCCACTGGAATTAACGCAAGAATCTGCAGCCGATGCTGGTATCAAGGTGGATACAGAAGGTTTTGCAAATGAAATGCAAAAGCAAAAGGATCGAGCTAGAAATGCTCGGAGCAATGCTAAATCTATGGGTGTCCAACGAGACCTATTGATTGAAATTAAGGATGATAGTGAGTATGTCGGCTATGATCAACTTGATGTTGATGATGCTAAAGCCGTTGTATTAATCGAGAATGAAACCCTCGTTGATGAAACCAAATCAGATGAGGCAGAAGTAATTTTTGATAAGACTCCTTTCTATGCTGAAATGGGTGGTCAAGTTGCCGATAAGGGTGACATTTACGACGAAAATGGTGAAAAAGTTGCTGAAGTAATTGACGTTCAGCATGCACCAAACGGTCAAAACTTGCACACTGTCAGTTTGTTACAACCACTTAAGAAGGGTGCATCTTATTCATTAAAGGTTGATAAAGCCTTCCATAGCAAGGTAGAAAAAAACCATACAGCTACCCACTTGCTTGATCAATCATTAAGAAACGTTTTAGGTGGTCATACTCAACAAGCTGGATCATTGGTTGAACCAAATTACTTACGATTTGATTTTAACCACTTTGGCTCAGTTACCTCAGAAGATCTCCAAAAGGTTGAAGATATGGTCAACGAACAGATCTTCAAAGAAATAAACGTTGATACCACGGTTACTGACCCAGAAACCGGTAAGAAGATGGGTGCTATCGCCTTATTTAGTGAGAAGTATGGTGATAAAGTTCGGGTTGTTAGCGTTGGCGACTTCTCAATTGAATTCTGTGGCGGAACTCATGTTAAGAATACTAACGAAATTGGATTGTTTAAGATTCTTTCAGAATCTGGAGTTGGTGCTGGAGTTAGAAGAATCGAAGCTGTAACTTCTAAAGAAGCATTTGATTATCTAAACGGACAGGAAAATAGCTTAAAGCAGATTGCTGCTAAACTTAAGGTTTCTCAGATGAAAGAAGTTGGGAATCGAGTAGAGCAACTCCAACAAGAAGTAAAAGATTTAGAGACAAAGCAGGCTAGTTTGGAAGCTAAAATGGCTGCTCAACAAGCTCAAGACGTGTTTGGAAATGCTGAGACGGCTGGATCACATACCATTATTACTGGTGTTATTAAGGACTCAGGAATGGACCAATTGAGACAATTAGCCGATTCATGGCGCGATAAAAAGTTGTCAGATGTTCTTGTTCTGGGAACTGGTAAGGGCGACAAAGCTAATTTGATCGTTGCTTCATCTGATGAGAGTGTCAAAGCAGGAATTTCGGCTTCTGACCTGATTAAAGCCATCTCAAGTAACATTCAAGGAGGCGGTGGTGGCCGACCTAACATGGCTCAAGCCGGTGGTAAGAATCCAGCTGGACTTGATAAAGCAATGAGTGCTGCAGTTGATTGGTTAAGTCAACAATAA